A window of the Alphaproteobacteria bacterium genome harbors these coding sequences:
- a CDS encoding VOC family protein: MIFTGLNHLAFITPDIEKTIRFYRDLLEMPLVAGISHDGYRHYFFQVGDGAVAFFAYDGAKAMAYDKFHGAMTEESIGYDHVSFTVPSRQDLFALKDRLEAAGIEVRGAVDHGTIWSIYFFDPNNIPLEASWNCVYVGKVPVIEDDDPLDIVVEGSDPQPGHWPAVTTPTSPEGMVAHSGNGNPMRDNMVRNGLGRNSRDLDIALAQMAKRAARDAAE; encoded by the coding sequence ATGATTTTTACCGGCCTCAACCATCTGGCGTTCATCACACCCGATATCGAGAAGACGATCCGCTTCTATCGCGATCTCCTGGAGATGCCATTGGTCGCTGGCATTAGCCATGACGGCTACCGCCACTACTTCTTTCAGGTTGGCGATGGCGCGGTCGCTTTTTTTGCTTACGATGGCGCCAAGGCGATGGCTTACGACAAATTTCACGGCGCTATGACCGAGGAGTCCATCGGCTACGACCATGTCTCTTTCACGGTTCCCTCGCGCCAGGACCTGTTCGCCCTTAAGGACCGGCTCGAGGCGGCGGGCATCGAGGTCAGAGGCGCGGTCGATCACGGCACCATCTGGTCAATCTACTTCTTCGACCCCAATAACATCCCGCTCGAGGCGAGCTGGAACTGCGTCTATGTCGGCAAGGTGCCGGTGATCGAGGACGATGACCCGCTCGACATCGTCGTCGAGGGCTCTGACCCGCAGCCCGGGCATTGGCCCGCTGTCACCACCCCGACGTCGCCAGAGGGCATGGTCGCCCATTCGGGTAACGGCAATCCCATGCGCGACAACATGGTGCGTAACGGCCTCGGCCGAAACAGCCGCGACCTCGACATCGCGTTGGCTCAGATGGCCAAAAGAGCGGCCCGCGACGCCGCCGAGTAA
- a CDS encoding sigma-54 dependent transcriptional regulator gives MSGATILVVDDETPFAEAVAMRLARDGHGASVAGTLGEARAHLAKAETDLVLLDMRLPDGTGLDLLSEIAGVSVVAVTAFGDLDNAVEAMKRGAVDYLRKPLDLDELALVVERVLESHNLRRRLGYSVEREAHAGSATALLGDSPAMCVARQEIETIAAVHTDGDAPNLMLLGETGTGKSVAARLVHELGPRAGRPFVRIDCIGLQHLDADRELFGDNGTPGLLEAAEDGSLFLDEVCELSPDLQAKLLTVLENRALRHADGRREMPLRARIIAASNRDIAAEASGGRFRADLYYRLDVLHIQLPALRDCPGDAVLLARHFVGETAQRYGRETPRLSKAAAAALGRYDWPGNVRELAHVIERAVLLDRSGALEPSALPLTQAVAKARPESVSSLADTERSALEQALAEAGGNVSAAARTLGITRMTMRYRKRKHGL, from the coding sequence ATGAGCGGCGCCACGATCCTCGTCGTCGATGACGAGACCCCGTTTGCCGAGGCGGTGGCGATGCGGCTCGCACGCGACGGCCACGGAGCGAGTGTAGCCGGCACGCTCGGAGAGGCGCGCGCGCATCTTGCCAAGGCCGAGACAGATCTCGTTTTGCTCGACATGCGCCTGCCAGACGGCACCGGCCTCGATTTGCTGAGCGAGATCGCCGGCGTCTCGGTGGTCGCGGTAACAGCCTTCGGTGATCTTGATAACGCCGTCGAGGCCATGAAGCGCGGCGCCGTCGACTATTTGCGCAAGCCCCTCGACCTCGACGAGTTGGCGCTGGTTGTCGAGCGGGTGCTGGAATCGCACAACCTTCGCCGCCGCCTCGGCTACTCAGTTGAGCGCGAAGCCCATGCAGGCAGCGCCACGGCGCTGCTCGGCGACAGCCCGGCAATGTGCGTAGCACGTCAGGAGATCGAAACCATCGCCGCGGTCCACACAGACGGCGACGCCCCTAACCTGATGCTGCTCGGCGAGACGGGCACAGGCAAGTCCGTTGCGGCGCGGCTGGTGCATGAGCTGGGGCCCCGTGCGGGCCGCCCCTTCGTGCGTATCGACTGCATCGGCCTGCAACACCTCGATGCCGACCGTGAGCTATTCGGTGACAACGGAACGCCGGGCCTGCTGGAAGCGGCCGAGGATGGCAGTCTCTTTCTCGACGAGGTCTGCGAGCTGTCGCCAGACCTTCAGGCCAAGCTGCTGACGGTGTTAGAGAACCGTGCCCTGCGCCACGCGGATGGCCGGCGCGAGATGCCCTTGCGGGCGCGCATCATCGCCGCCAGCAACCGCGACATCGCTGCCGAGGCCAGCGGCGGGCGCTTCCGCGCCGACCTCTATTATCGCCTCGATGTGCTGCATATCCAACTACCGGCCTTGCGGGATTGCCCCGGCGACGCGGTGCTTCTAGCCAGGCATTTCGTTGGTGAGACCGCACAGCGCTACGGCCGCGAGACGCCGCGACTGTCGAAAGCCGCGGCAGCGGCCTTAGGACGCTACGACTGGCCCGGCAATGTGCGCGAGCTTGCCCATGTCATCGAGCGCGCTGTGCTGCTCGACCGCAGCGGTGCCTTAGAGCCCTCCGCCCTGCCACTCACTCAAGCTGTGGCAAAGGCACGGCCTGAGTCCGTCAGTTCGCTGGCCGATACCGAACGCAGCGCCCTCGAACAGGCGCTTGCGGAAGCCGGCGGCAACGTCTCCGCCGCGGCACGGACGCTCGGCATCACCCGCATGACCATGCGCTACCGTAAGCGCAAGCATGGTTTATGA
- a CDS encoding DUF1045 domain-containing protein, which translates to MIRRFEERWAVYFVPQPDELLARLGRIWFAAHGHTPYLASPRQYGFHATLKAPFDMTAAGLLLSARRLALRLDPVVLPSLRAVAMGRYLALTPEQPCPAVAALAQSLVVGLDFFRVPAQRHWVGLTPRQRQNARRWGYPWTGRDYHFHMTLAGPFASVPMAAWLENAQQHFAPLAQQRVVIDTISLCRQPTAGVPFSEVVRLPLGG; encoded by the coding sequence ATGATACGACGATTCGAGGAGCGCTGGGCCGTCTACTTCGTGCCGCAGCCGGATGAATTGCTGGCAAGGCTGGGGCGGATCTGGTTCGCAGCCCATGGCCACACACCCTACCTGGCCTCGCCCCGGCAGTATGGCTTCCACGCCACCTTGAAGGCGCCGTTTGATATGACCGCAGCGGGGCTTCTCCTGAGCGCTCGACGGTTGGCACTGCGCCTCGATCCAGTCGTCTTGCCAAGCTTAAGGGCAGTCGCCATGGGACGTTATCTGGCTTTGACGCCGGAACAGCCCTGCCCTGCCGTAGCGGCGCTGGCGCAAAGCCTGGTGGTCGGTCTCGATTTCTTTCGCGTGCCAGCGCAGCGGCACTGGGTCGGACTAACGCCGCGTCAACGCCAGAATGCCCGACGCTGGGGCTACCCCTGGACGGGGCGCGATTACCACTTTCACATGACCCTGGCCGGACCTTTCGCGAGTGTGCCGATGGCGGCTTGGCTCGAAAACGCGCAGCAGCATTTTGCACCACTGGCCCAGCAACGCGTAGTCATCGACACGATCTCATTATGTCGGCAACCGACAGCAGGCGTGCCGTTCTCAGAGGTCGTGCGCCTGCCGCTTGGTGGTTAG
- a CDS encoding RidA family protein, with protein MPKIERFMIPGQHEPVSHYCHATRAGDRIWISGTVGIAEDGSIPADTVGQFEVAMQNLDTVLRAAGGAPQQITKVVVYLTDIADRARINPIRQRYFGDVRPASTLVEVSALVLPELTVEIEAEAVIEDTE; from the coding sequence ATGCCCAAGATTGAGCGCTTCATGATTCCGGGTCAGCATGAGCCGGTGAGCCATTACTGCCACGCCACGCGGGCGGGCGATCGCATCTGGATATCCGGCACCGTGGGAATCGCCGAGGACGGCAGCATTCCGGCCGATACGGTCGGTCAGTTCGAGGTGGCGATGCAGAATCTCGATACTGTGCTGCGCGCGGCCGGTGGCGCGCCGCAGCAAATTACCAAGGTGGTGGTCTATCTCACTGACATAGCCGATCGCGCGCGTATTAACCCTATCCGGCAGCGCTATTTCGGCGACGTCCGCCCGGCCTCGACGCTGGTCGAGGTGAGCGCGCTTGTGCTGCCCGAGCTGACAGTCGAGATCGAGGCAGAAGCGGTCATAGAGGACACAGAATGA
- a CDS encoding histidine kinase dimerization/phospho-acceptor domain-containing protein yields MAALRSLHSLQLIHGLALVLLVGITGIAGTVGLVLSERWSAEALRIDSLLRLAEEARGDLYRQTKELFDYHFLNDPDAAEEYRVYGEALAAKLAELDRLANKPEEKAVITGLITAQEAARIDADAIMARESGGFDDAEKLALLDTELEVGSLAAVEAALDRAAREFLQARGDLQQRVSRLSTIGFGVLLLVLIAAAGLLLYARGIMQRAFIAPLSELLQALAAFGAGRLDSPVEERGAAEMVTLQRAINAMTDEVAQSRMALVRSEKQAALGALVPVVAHNIRNPLASIRATAQVLPDASDEAAKSKATKDILSAVDRLNAWLTSLLSYLDPGGAHRKAGRLATCADTAISLLAAKLTEKEVTVTRQAWDDGGKVSLDANLMEQAIYGLLVNAAEASPQGGRLKLTAGSDETMSWLSISDQGSGLPFSPSADGVIPGPTTKAWGSGLGIPFAYKICELHDGTLQFDDVDGGGTRATISLPAVAA; encoded by the coding sequence GTGGCTGCCCTCCGCTCCCTACATAGCCTACAGCTGATCCACGGCCTGGCGCTGGTGCTGCTTGTCGGCATCACCGGCATCGCCGGCACGGTCGGGCTGGTGCTAAGCGAGCGCTGGTCGGCGGAAGCCCTGCGCATCGACAGCCTGTTGCGGCTGGCGGAAGAAGCACGCGGCGACCTCTATCGTCAGACCAAGGAGCTTTTCGACTATCATTTTCTCAACGATCCGGATGCCGCTGAGGAATACCGTGTTTACGGCGAGGCGCTGGCGGCCAAGCTGGCAGAACTCGATCGCCTGGCCAACAAGCCCGAAGAGAAAGCCGTCATTACAGGGCTGATAACCGCCCAGGAAGCCGCGCGCATCGATGCCGATGCGATCATGGCGCGCGAGAGCGGTGGGTTCGACGATGCGGAGAAGCTTGCTCTTCTTGATACCGAACTCGAGGTTGGCAGCCTTGCGGCGGTAGAGGCTGCATTAGACCGGGCAGCAAGAGAGTTTTTGCAGGCCCGCGGCGACCTGCAACAGCGGGTCTCACGTCTATCTACCATCGGTTTCGGGGTACTGCTCCTGGTGCTGATTGCCGCCGCCGGCCTTCTCCTTTATGCGCGCGGCATCATGCAACGAGCCTTCATCGCGCCGTTGTCCGAGTTGCTGCAAGCGCTAGCAGCCTTTGGCGCCGGGCGCCTGGATAGCCCGGTTGAAGAGCGCGGCGCAGCCGAGATGGTAACGCTGCAACGCGCTATCAATGCCATGACAGACGAAGTGGCGCAAAGCCGCATGGCGTTAGTGCGCAGCGAGAAGCAAGCGGCGTTAGGCGCGCTGGTGCCGGTGGTCGCGCACAACATCCGCAATCCGCTTGCCAGCATCCGGGCCACGGCCCAGGTGCTGCCCGACGCGTCCGACGAGGCGGCTAAGAGCAAGGCGACAAAGGATATCCTCAGCGCCGTCGACCGGCTGAATGCCTGGCTGACCTCGCTGCTCTCCTATCTCGACCCCGGCGGCGCCCACCGCAAGGCCGGAAGGTTGGCCACTTGCGCCGACACAGCAATCTCTCTGCTTGCGGCCAAGCTCACCGAAAAAGAGGTCACGGTGACTCGCCAGGCCTGGGACGACGGTGGCAAGGTCTCACTCGACGCCAATCTGATGGAACAAGCAATCTACGGCTTGCTGGTCAATGCGGCGGAAGCCTCACCTCAAGGCGGACGGCTGAAGTTGACGGCTGGAAGTGACGAGACCATGAGCTGGCTCTCGATTAGCGATCAAGGCAGCGGGTTGCCCTTCTCCCCCAGCGCCGACGGCGTCATTCCTGGCCCCACCACCAAGGCCTGGGGCAGCGGCCTCGGCATCCCGTTCGCCTACAAGATCTGCGAGTTGCATGACGGAACTTTGCAGTTCGACGACGTGGATGGCGGTGGCACGCGCGCCACCATCTCTCTGCCGGCGGTGGCGGCATGA
- a CDS encoding TonB family protein, giving the protein MSGVRSYEFIAAAVLSGVVHMAAMTGLVFYQAEPDEEAPAPMVYLELSALDTDVTAEGPADPAMAPAPSQLSETTEPLPPDAMTPVPLAPSPPPELAKITPPEDLDEPSPPDLAPPPPDEAPMPELAPPPLELTEITPPEDLSEPPPPDLVPPPPDEAPMPELAPPPLELAEITPPENLSVPPPPDLTPPPPEIVRMPGLAPPPLRLLTEIVSPDDLAEPPPPDLAPAPEVLRMPDLVPPPLQKLADIVPPEELAEPPPPETMPPPQRDELVELPRQRPKPEPPVRRVETPPSPVAQPERTPLPPVEETPPQQVASLPAPIPAPTAPPGPTSQSPEALAAYGGSLFHAINTTATRNYPARALKRRQEGVVPMRLTIDADGALVSAIVLDKSEAPSRLITAALKAVQKAAPFPAFSNDLGNDQRQFDVRIVYKIR; this is encoded by the coding sequence GTGAGCGGCGTTCGCTCATACGAGTTTATAGCCGCAGCCGTGCTCTCCGGCGTGGTGCATATGGCGGCCATGACCGGGCTGGTGTTCTACCAGGCGGAGCCTGACGAAGAGGCCCCGGCGCCGATGGTCTATCTTGAGCTTAGCGCTCTCGATACAGATGTGACGGCGGAAGGCCCTGCCGATCCGGCCATGGCCCCGGCGCCAAGCCAGCTCAGCGAGACGACAGAGCCACTGCCGCCAGATGCTATGACGCCCGTGCCCCTGGCGCCGTCGCCACCGCCGGAGTTAGCCAAGATCACACCGCCCGAAGACCTTGACGAGCCATCGCCGCCGGACCTCGCGCCCCCTCCCCCGGACGAGGCACCGATGCCCGAGCTGGCACCACCGCCGTTGGAGCTGACCGAGATCACACCGCCCGAAGACCTCAGCGAGCCACCGCCGCCGGACCTCGTACCCCCGCCCCCGGACGAGGCGCCGATGCCCGAGCTGGCACCGCCACCGTTGGAACTGGCCGAGATCACACCGCCCGAAAACCTCAGCGTGCCACCGCCGCCGGACCTGACCCCGCCGCCGCCCGAGATCGTGCGCATGCCGGGTCTGGCGCCACCGCCGCTGCGCCTGTTGACAGAAATTGTCTCGCCCGACGATCTCGCCGAGCCACCACCACCAGACCTGGCGCCGGCGCCCGAAGTGCTGCGCATGCCCGATCTGGTGCCACCACCATTGCAGAAACTGGCCGATATCGTGCCGCCCGAAGAACTGGCGGAACCGCCGCCGCCCGAGACAATGCCGCCGCCGCAGCGCGACGAACTTGTCGAGTTGCCGCGCCAGCGGCCCAAACCAGAGCCGCCGGTACGCCGCGTTGAGACACCGCCGTCGCCCGTGGCACAACCCGAGCGCACCCCCCTACCTCCGGTCGAGGAGACGCCACCGCAACAGGTCGCAAGCCTGCCCGCGCCGATACCTGCTCCCACGGCGCCACCGGGGCCTACCAGTCAGTCGCCGGAAGCGCTCGCAGCCTATGGCGGTAGCTTGTTCCACGCCATCAACACCACGGCCACACGCAACTACCCGGCCCGCGCACTGAAACGGCGCCAGGAAGGCGTCGTGCCCATGCGACTGACGATAGACGCCGACGGCGCTCTGGTCTCAGCCATCGTCCTCGACAAAAGCGAGGCGCCCTCGCGTCTCATCACGGCGGCACTGAAAGCCGTGCAAAAAGCCGCCCCCTTTCCTGCCTTCAGCAACGACCTCGGCAACGACCAACGCCAATTCGACGTCCGCATCGTTTACAAGATTCGCTAG
- a CDS encoding biopolymer transporter ExbD — protein MDFGEHERAKSQLSIAPLIDVVFLLLVFFMLAGSFIRQTAFDLAMGQRPLPGEATAVETGPLLVRVADNGRITLNGLVLPLDQLGGELLGRSDGDAEHKVTLRAGGGVAVQRLVSVMDRITGAGFHNIRLTPPDS, from the coding sequence ATGGATTTTGGCGAGCACGAACGCGCCAAGTCCCAGCTCAGCATCGCGCCGCTGATCGACGTGGTGTTCCTACTGCTAGTCTTCTTCATGCTCGCTGGCTCGTTTATCCGCCAGACCGCGTTCGATCTGGCGATGGGCCAGCGCCCGTTACCGGGCGAGGCGACGGCCGTGGAAACCGGCCCACTACTGGTCAGGGTCGCGGACAACGGGCGCATCACCCTCAACGGCCTTGTGCTGCCGCTCGACCAGCTCGGTGGCGAGCTGCTCGGGCGCAGTGACGGCGATGCGGAGCACAAGGTGACGCTCCGTGCCGGCGGCGGGGTCGCGGTGCAGCGGTTGGTCTCAGTGATGGATCGCATCACCGGCGCCGGCTTCCACAACATCCGTCTGACACCGCCGGATAGCTAG
- a CDS encoding biopolymer transporter ExbD yields the protein MKFSGRERLRGGINMVPLINIVFLLLIFFMLSSTLVTPDNLEVTLPESETARAVESQPIMLVVDSQGRITINNREIRADEVTSRLAGVTETHADASLVIKADATATYAELGTLLHAAKTVGIARIALATREPDSKTTAP from the coding sequence ATGAAATTTTCTGGCAGGGAACGGTTGCGCGGCGGCATCAACATGGTGCCACTGATCAATATCGTCTTTCTCCTGCTGATCTTCTTCATGCTGTCCAGCACACTTGTCACGCCCGACAACCTAGAGGTAACGCTGCCAGAATCCGAGACCGCGCGCGCCGTCGAGAGCCAACCCATCATGCTCGTCGTCGACAGCCAAGGGCGGATTACCATAAACAATCGCGAGATCCGCGCGGATGAGGTCACCAGTCGGCTGGCTGGGGTTACTGAGACCCATGCCGACGCCAGCTTGGTGATTAAAGCCGATGCCACGGCAACCTATGCTGAGCTCGGTACCTTGCTACACGCGGCCAAGACTGTCGGCATCGCGCGTATAGCGCTGGCCACGCGCGAGCCAGACTCTAAGACGACAGCACCGTGA
- a CDS encoding MotA/TolQ/ExbB proton channel family protein: MTEIGVLASTLDLLAKGGPVMMVLLAVSGLAVLIIVAKLLQFARLGLGNLKFVDPAMTALGRSEPQAALALLAKRRHPVARAMESAITTSTDFGLTAEDRDAEISRVGSAQIRDLESHLRGLEVIANLSPLLGLLGTVIGMIGAFAKLEDAGSKVDPAMLAGGIWEALLTTAFGLVIAIPALAAFYVLEGRVESVRAVMKDAVTRILGSTVARR, from the coding sequence ATGACAGAGATAGGGGTCCTCGCCAGCACCCTCGACTTGCTTGCCAAAGGCGGGCCAGTGATGATGGTGCTACTTGCCGTCTCAGGCCTGGCGGTCCTGATCATCGTTGCCAAGCTGCTACAATTCGCGCGTCTCGGCCTCGGCAACCTGAAGTTTGTCGATCCGGCCATGACGGCGCTTGGGCGCAGCGAGCCGCAAGCAGCCCTGGCGCTGCTCGCTAAACGCAGGCACCCAGTGGCACGAGCGATGGAAAGCGCGATCACCACCAGCACTGATTTCGGGCTCACGGCCGAGGATCGAGACGCCGAGATCAGTCGCGTCGGCAGTGCCCAGATCCGCGATCTCGAAAGCCACCTGCGTGGCCTCGAGGTGATCGCAAATTTAAGTCCCCTACTCGGCCTGCTGGGCACCGTCATTGGCATGATCGGTGCCTTTGCCAAGCTTGAAGATGCCGGCTCCAAAGTCGATCCCGCCATGCTCGCCGGCGGCATTTGGGAGGCGCTTCTGACTACCGCTTTCGGGCTCGTCATTGCAATTCCGGCGTTGGCCGCCTTCTACGTGCTTGAAGGTCGCGTGGAGAGCGTGCGCGCGGTCATGAAAGATGCCGTAACGCGCATTCTAGGAAGCACGGTGGCGAGGCGCTAA
- a CDS encoding TonB-dependent receptor translates to MPFLAHRAGRPLAAVATVILVTTTAAWSQDAPVSVLPDIEVIGTTPLLGTGTPINKVPGNPQTLSEDAIERYPSNQLIDQLHSQLNSVTVVDVQNSTYQKDIRYRGFAASPLLGESQGIAVFQNGVRINEAFGDTVQWDLIPEPAIRSMNLVNNNPAFGLNALGGAIAIDMHDGFSFQGMEAEAHGGYWERWGTEMQAGWANENFAAYVAADRQNDGGWRNESESELSRLYGDVAMAGDEFQINFNFTYADTDLIGNGPSPAELLAANRRAVFTTPDTTENEIFFFQGNGSYDVSDIASVQANAYFRRITRSTLNGDEIAGEQCDRGVLLATFAADGNLAGTVGNGGAVTLNPENYLCVEEDDPTLLIDQNGNAIAASAATPGAENTTSTQTMTYGGAIQEVIEDALFGLDNTFIFGTALDFSQTRFHNEQHVGSINLARAIVNTGSPILNVQGYTSAAAGGSLVAGEATPTQIKNTTASLGIYATDTLDVTDALSVMLAGRFNRTSSDTSDEFVYDAVRAGSLQSSSIFSRFNPAVGFTYAVEPLNSTVYGSAGENTRAPTPAELGCADPNAPCRFPNAFLSDPPLDQVVSRTFEAGARGAIPGLPNDLDVNWNFSVYTTTNFDDILFVSGGTGLGAGFFKNVGNTRRRGIEAGANGRWDRLGFYANYGFIEATFESEFTVASTNHPLAASLGGGQSIPVSKGDNIPGVPDHTLNLGVDYALTEDWVLGGTMVTRSGVYLRGDEGNLLPRTNGYTVFNTHTTYVLSDYVEVFGRIENLFDSNYETFGVLGEIGNDTPIYELPNGITNPRYLSPGQPFAAYVGVRIRLN, encoded by the coding sequence ATGCCTTTTCTGGCCCACCGGGCTGGCCGGCCACTCGCGGCGGTCGCCACTGTTATTCTTGTCACCACCACTGCTGCCTGGAGCCAGGACGCACCCGTTTCCGTGCTGCCCGACATCGAGGTCATCGGGACCACGCCGCTGTTGGGTACCGGCACCCCGATCAACAAGGTGCCCGGCAACCCACAGACGCTGTCCGAGGACGCCATCGAGCGCTATCCCAGCAATCAGTTGATCGATCAACTGCACAGCCAACTCAACAGCGTCACCGTTGTCGATGTCCAGAACAGTACCTATCAGAAAGATATCCGCTATCGCGGCTTCGCAGCCTCACCCCTGCTCGGTGAATCCCAGGGCATCGCAGTGTTTCAGAACGGTGTCCGCATTAACGAGGCTTTCGGAGACACAGTGCAGTGGGACCTGATCCCCGAGCCCGCCATCCGTAGCATGAATCTGGTCAACAACAATCCCGCCTTCGGCCTCAATGCACTGGGCGGTGCGATCGCCATCGACATGCATGACGGCTTCAGCTTCCAGGGCATGGAGGCAGAAGCTCACGGTGGCTACTGGGAGCGCTGGGGCACGGAAATGCAGGCGGGCTGGGCCAACGAGAATTTTGCGGCTTACGTCGCCGCCGATCGCCAGAACGACGGCGGCTGGCGCAACGAATCCGAATCTGAGTTGTCCCGGCTTTACGGTGACGTTGCGATGGCGGGCGACGAATTCCAGATCAATTTTAATTTTACTTATGCCGACACAGACCTGATCGGCAACGGCCCGTCCCCAGCGGAACTCCTCGCCGCCAACCGGCGCGCCGTGTTCACCACACCAGACACGACGGAAAACGAAATATTCTTCTTCCAAGGCAATGGCAGTTACGACGTCAGCGACATCGCTTCGGTTCAGGCCAATGCCTATTTCCGCCGCATCACGCGCTCGACCCTGAACGGCGACGAGATTGCCGGCGAACAATGCGATCGCGGCGTTTTACTCGCCACATTCGCGGCTGACGGCAATCTGGCTGGCACCGTCGGCAACGGCGGCGCGGTGACCCTCAACCCAGAAAACTATCTCTGCGTCGAAGAAGATGACCCGACCCTACTCATCGACCAGAACGGCAACGCGATCGCGGCCTCCGCCGCCACTCCAGGCGCCGAGAACACCACGTCCACCCAGACCATGACCTATGGCGGCGCCATTCAGGAGGTCATTGAGGACGCCCTTTTCGGCCTCGACAACACGTTTATCTTCGGTACCGCACTCGACTTCTCGCAGACCCGCTTCCACAACGAGCAGCATGTGGGCTCGATCAATCTTGCGCGGGCGATCGTTAATACCGGCTCGCCTATCCTCAATGTGCAAGGCTATACGTCAGCCGCCGCCGGCGGCTCTCTGGTCGCCGGAGAAGCCACGCCGACGCAAATCAAGAACACCACAGCGAGCCTCGGCATCTACGCTACCGACACGCTTGATGTCACAGATGCGCTCAGTGTCATGCTCGCTGGGCGCTTCAATCGCACCTCAAGCGATACCAGCGACGAATTCGTATACGATGCGGTACGTGCCGGCAGCTTACAAAGCTCTAGCATCTTCAGCCGCTTCAACCCGGCGGTGGGCTTCACCTATGCGGTCGAGCCGCTAAACTCCACGGTCTATGGCAGCGCCGGCGAGAACACGCGCGCCCCGACACCAGCCGAGCTCGGCTGCGCCGATCCGAACGCGCCTTGCCGCTTCCCAAATGCTTTTCTGTCCGATCCGCCTCTCGACCAGGTGGTTTCGCGCACCTTCGAGGCCGGCGCGCGTGGCGCCATTCCCGGACTGCCCAACGATCTTGACGTGAACTGGAACTTCAGCGTCTACACTACGACCAACTTCGACGACATTCTCTTCGTCTCAGGCGGCACTGGGCTTGGCGCCGGCTTTTTCAAGAATGTCGGTAACACCCGCCGCCGCGGCATCGAGGCAGGTGCCAACGGGCGCTGGGACCGCCTCGGCTTCTACGCCAATTACGGCTTCATTGAGGCGACCTTCGAATCCGAGTTTACCGTGGCCTCGACCAACCATCCCCTGGCAGCATCGCTCGGTGGCGGCCAGAGCATTCCGGTCTCCAAGGGTGATAACATCCCCGGTGTGCCAGACCACACGCTCAACCTCGGCGTCGATTACGCGCTCACCGAGGACTGGGTTCTGGGTGGCACCATGGTCACACGCTCGGGCGTCTATCTGCGCGGTGACGAGGGCAATCTGCTGCCGCGCACCAACGGCTATACAGTGTTCAATACCCACACTACCTACGTGCTTAGCGATTATGTGGAGGTCTTCGGGCGCATCGAGAATCTCTTCGACTCCAACTACGAGACCTTCGGCGTGCTCGGCGAGATTGGCAACGACACGCCGATCTACGAGCTACCAAACGGCATTACCAATCCCCGATATCTCTCGCCTGGACAGCCATTCGCTGCCTATGTTGGCGTGCGCATAAGGTTGAACTAA